The DNA window GCGACTCTGCTGGTAGGATGCGCCGTCTGGGCGACGGGTGCCATCGCGGCGTGGGTAGTCGCGATTGTCTCGGCGACCGCGCGGGTCACCGTAGGAATTCTGGTTGTAGGGCATGTTCGTCCGATCCTCTTGCCAGGAGGCCGAGGCCCGCCCGTGGCTCGCTTGGCTGCCCCGCGCGGAATCTCGCTACTTGCTGGCTTCCTTGAACTCACGCAGGAAGCCGGAGAACATGCCCTTCGTCTTGCCGAGCTGCTCGCCAACCGCGTGCGCGACCTTCGCTCCATTATCTGCGGACGTCAAGGAGGATGCCACCCCGTTTCCGGCGGTCGCAGGTCCCTCGGCAGTAGTGCCCGCGGCCTCGTCGTAGCTCTCCTTGGCCTCCTGCACCTTGCGCTTGGCCTTGCCGATCATCTTCCCAAGGCCGTGGGAGCCCTTGTCGACGGCCTTGGCCGCGGCGTCGTCGAACTTGGCGGTCGCCTTCTTGGCCTCGTCCTTCGCATGGGCGTAGCCCTCGCCCGCCTTGGCGGCAAGGCCTCCGGAAAGCTCGAGGTCAGCTGCGGCGTCTCGCACGATCATGCGGCCCTTGTCGTAGCGAACGACCCACGCGGCGGGAATCTCGAAGTAGCCCACGAGGCCGCCGGCGGTGTTGCCCTCGTTGGCGCAGAAGCAGTCGACGTCACCGGTGGCCACGTCAAAGCTCGCGTCCATGACGTAGCCAAGGAACTTGCCAGACTCGCAGATGACGTCGGCACCCTCCCAGATGATGCAGGTGTCGAGGTCGAGGCCCAGGCGCTTGCACGCCTCCTCGTCAAACGACTCCTTGGTGCCCGCGCACAGAAGACCGCCCTCGTGAAACTCGATGCAGTCGAGCGGGACGAAGCGGTCGTCCCGCTTCACCATGCCCGCGACGTCCGGCCGGCGCACCATGATGCCCACGACGCGGCGGCTGTCAGGCGAGAAGACGAGGTTGTGGACCTTTCCGTAGCGCTTGGGCTCCGGCTGCTCCCCCGCCTTGGCCTGCTTGCGCGAGACCTTTCCCGGCACGAAGACCCTCGTGCGGATGAGCTGACCCATCATCTGCTTTGCCATTGCGCACCCATCTCAAAAAGACGGGGCGCCGACGGTCTCCCGCGGCGCCCCGCATCCAATCGATTGCGAGACCCTAGGCCTCGGCGTCCTCGGAGCTCTCCTCCACGTGGACGTCGACCGCCTCCGTGGCGGGAGCCTGGGGAACGGCGGCGCCGACCTTGTCGGCAACGGCCGTGGCCGTGCTGGTGACGGTGTCAGCGGCGGCGGCCACGTTGTCGGACAGCGTGCTGCGAAGCTGGTCCATGCGCTCGCGGGCGAGGTCGATCTTGGCACGCAGCTCGTCGGTCGTGGCGTCAACCGTGGGGCGAAGGCCGCTGATGCGGTCATTGACGGCGTTGCCGCCCTTCTCGTAGGCATCCGCGGCGGCATCCCAGGCGTCGTTCATGACGTCAGCGGCCATGGCGCGGCTCTCGGCGCCAGAGCGCGGGGCCAGCAAGATGCCGGCAGCGGCACCAACGGCCGCACCAAAGACGCTTCCCAGGACAAATCCAGCTGCACCCTTGCTCATAGCTGCCTCCTTTGGCGCCCGCATGCGCGCGAGCGCTCGTTGTCGGTCGTTCATTGTTGGCGATTATACCCAGCTGCGGGACTACGCCTCGTCCTTATCGGGAACGGGATCCGCCTGCGGCTCATCGCCCTGCTCGGCGGCGGGCTCGGGGTCCTCAGCGGCGTCGACGGGGGCGTCAGCGGACTCAGCGGCCTCCGCGTCACGAGCGGCCTCGCGCTCGGCGATTTGCTCGGCGTTCTCCACGAGGTCGCGGATGCCGGAGACGATGGCCTCGACGTCGGGCTTGGGGTCGGCGCCGCCCGAGTAGGCCCACTGCAAGATCCAGGCCGCGCTCGACAGGGCCGAGGCCACGAGGACGTCGTCGGGGCAGGCAAGCTGCACGTCATAGGTGCGCGGCTCGCCCGTGACCTCCCACGTGCGCCCGCATGACACGTCGCCGCCCAGGCCCGTGCGGGCCATGAGCTCGATCGTCACGTGCTCGAGGAGGTGGGCCACCTCGGTGGAGCCCATGACGTCGCGGAACGTCTCGCCAGAGTCTCCCAGGCAGGCGTGGTCCACGATCTGGGGGAGCAGGTTGTAG is part of the Parolsenella massiliensis genome and encodes:
- a CDS encoding PRC-barrel domain-containing protein, with the protein product MAKQMMGQLIRTRVFVPGKVSRKQAKAGEQPEPKRYGKVHNLVFSPDSRRVVGIMVRRPDVAGMVKRDDRFVPLDCIEFHEGGLLCAGTKESFDEEACKRLGLDLDTCIIWEGADVICESGKFLGYVMDASFDVATGDVDCFCANEGNTAGGLVGYFEIPAAWVVRYDKGRMIVRDAAADLELSGGLAAKAGEGYAHAKDEAKKATAKFDDAAAKAVDKGSHGLGKMIGKAKRKVQEAKESYDEAAGTTAEGPATAGNGVASSLTSADNGAKVAHAVGEQLGKTKGMFSGFLREFKEASK
- a CDS encoding YtxH domain-containing protein; protein product: MSKGAAGFVLGSVFGAAVGAAAGILLAPRSGAESRAMAADVMNDAWDAAADAYEKGGNAVNDRISGLRPTVDATTDELRAKIDLARERMDQLRSTLSDNVAAAADTVTSTATAVADKVGAAVPQAPATEAVDVHVEESSEDAEA
- a CDS encoding cyanophycin synthetase family protein, with amino-acid sequence MAQLIDIRRVAVAPKHFTARVTVANGGPLMTDEDLVGTTHVYNLLPQIVDHACLGDSGETFRDVMGSTEVAHLLEHVTIELMARTGLGGDVSCGRTWEVTGEPRTYDVQLACPDDVLVASALSSAAWILQWAYSGGADPKPDVEAIVSGIRDLVENAEQIAEREAARDAEAAESADAPVDAAEDPEPAAEQGDEPQADPVPDKDEA